TTCAAACTGCTTacttttaattgatttttttattgaaCCATACGTAGGTTTTATGGTTTCCGGCATAATCTATTTCTTATTTGCCTGCCTTGTGTTTATTGTGTTGCACCTTCTGAACTACTGAAGTGTAGATACCTGAAATGATATGAGCTATTCTGTAAAAATGAATAATAGCCAGTTTATTTTTACATTCTTTGGACAGATTTGGTTCAGATTGCCGATAGAATGGCTACAGTGAAGCATAAGATACTGATTTTATCGGGTAAAGGTGGAGTTGGCAAGAGCACGTTCTCAGCCCAGCTCTCATTTGCCCTGGCCGCCATGGATCATCAAGTAGGTCTACTTGACATCGATATATGTGGACCAAGCATCCCAAAAATGCTGGGTTTAGAAGGTCAAGAGATTCACCAAAGTAACCTAGGTTGGTCCCCTGTCTATGTCGACTCCATAGGAGTCATGTCAATCGGGTTCATGCTCCCTGACCCTGATGATGCCGTTATCTGGAGGGGTCCACGTAAAAATGGGATCATAAAACAATTTCTTAAAGACGTCTACTGGGGAGAGCTCGATTTTCTAGTAGTGGATGCTCCACCGGGTACCTCAGACGAACACATCTCGATCGTTCAATTCCTCAAAGAAACAGGAATAGATGGCGCGATTATAGTCACCACCCCGCAACAGGTTTCTTTGATAGATGTAAGGAAAGAGGTGAGTTTCTGTAAGAAAGTCGGGATTCCAGTTCTGGGGGTTGTTGAGAATATGAGCGGGTTATCTCAATCTGTTTCTGATTTCAAGTACATGAAACCATCTAAATTTGGGGAAGAACAAGAAGATGTTACAGAGTGGGCTATGTCAATATTGAGAGAAAAAGCACCTGAATTGTTGGGTTTGGTGGCTTGTACTGAGGTTTTTGATAGCAGTGGTGGAGGGGCAGCAAAAATGTGTGTTGAGATGGGTGTCCCATTTCTTGGGAAAGTCCCATTGGATCCCAAGTTATGTAAAGCTGCGGAAGAAGGTAAATCTTGTTTTACAGGTGAAGAATCTGGGGTGAGTGCTGCTGCACTTACTGCGATAATTAATAAATTGCTGAAGAATGATACATTTGTTTGAGTGTAAAATGATGTACATTTGGAATCTCACTTTGAACATTTCGGTAATGTGTTTCCTGTCATAggattgagattttttttttagctaatgtgaattttcatttctttgtttAACAGAAAGTTTCATTTCTGTAACTGGGTACCATCGCCTTTATCTGCCTTAACTATCTAGAGAACTTGAGATTTCACTTgtatattgttttataaaacaGAATAAAATACATCGAAGGTTCTATGGTCGTTTGTTATGAACTATATTGCTTGTGCTATTTTACAGATAATCCCATTTAGTCTAGCAATTATTTATATGCTTATGACGCGTTTAATAGTAGACTGCTAGGGGTAATTGGGAATGGGGGAGATACAAGAAACTTCACGTTGTTTCTGGCATGTGATGCTTCTGGAATTAGTTTATCCGTATGCTTTTTCGACCTAGTAAATCaagttgattttgtttttaatgtgCATCTGTTCACGGTTCACATGTTCCACTTGTTCTTCATGTTAAAATGTTAATGGTAGGATCAGGAATTCAGGATTGGTCTATCATATAAATGTGGAAGTTAATAAGTAAAAAGGATCTTGTATGTGTACATAAAAGAACCAAATCCTGCAATCAGCCTGTAACTGATTGGAGACCATTTATATCAGAAAAATAGATGGCAGGATTTTTTGCAAGTCAGGTGGGTTGGGCAATGGCTAGATTTTTGGTACACGCTGCAAGCTCTAGCTGCTTGTTGGATTGATGCTTGAAATCTTTTGTTTCCCTTTAATATATTGGTAATTCTTTTATGTAGAGTAGAAGCACGTCTCATctattgtatatatgtactgATATTTTTGAACTCTAAAGTTGCGGTCTCAGTATTTACCGTTACTGTTTTTACTGAAAATGAAAGTCTATTAAGATAAATCAAATCCCCAACCTGTTGCGTTTGGTTAAAACCGTGTTCCTTATATAGATCAGTGATAAGATCACCAACGGTGCACAAAACTTGTACATGGGTTAATCAGCCATGGGTCAAGCTGGtaatgttt
The Erigeron canadensis isolate Cc75 chromosome 2, C_canadensis_v1, whole genome shotgun sequence DNA segment above includes these coding regions:
- the LOC122587196 gene encoding cytosolic Fe-S cluster assembly factor NBP35 encodes the protein MENGNHKEVPDNANEHCPGTESEDAGKSDACAGCPNQEACASAPKGPDPDLVQIADRMATVKHKILILSGKGGVGKSTFSAQLSFALAAMDHQVGLLDIDICGPSIPKMLGLEGQEIHQSNLGWSPVYVDSIGVMSIGFMLPDPDDAVIWRGPRKNGIIKQFLKDVYWGELDFLVVDAPPGTSDEHISIVQFLKETGIDGAIIVTTPQQVSLIDVRKEVSFCKKVGIPVLGVVENMSGLSQSVSDFKYMKPSKFGEEQEDVTEWAMSILREKAPELLGLVACTEVFDSSGGGAAKMCVEMGVPFLGKVPLDPKLCKAAEEGKSCFTGEESGVSAAALTAIINKLLKNDTFV